A DNA window from Camelina sativa cultivar DH55 chromosome 13, Cs, whole genome shotgun sequence contains the following coding sequences:
- the LOC104738223 gene encoding uncharacterized protein LOC104738223, which translates to MRVELISSQEEAERVLNAKLDKMSIEFGAELETITKDVTRLEEQIIAVNNQVLNNTKYIDDDRTKIINMGYTIDTIESRLEWKVEALQTLFNKSGECNNWSVDQLYQPTDVEEEHGASYEYPTDPNKSKEWTREKDYPTDEEEAYFKERAIEYEDLPRENDESYDLSSTKEDGEEELKDFYCCMTYHIPYEEVTENHNFRQLQHQEEAFYRGNPRNRPSPAPYDVYEDWEPVPNETMKMLHEKLDKIDSNLSRKIDDIAVRVRSIEDQRSKDAEAMERRLHCLEEEQERHLKSAQDNAINIRDLGNEVSDLERDHESKYGVLFNKELDTRRRVQKLENRAYEAESKMFGLEFEQKRFGEAMSEKFTFTKENHKLLKEIESEINEKNQDLDDKIENLSSCVAEHKPEEGAQLVEEEVR; encoded by the exons atgaGGGTTGAACTTATATCAAGTCAAGAGGAGGCTGAAAGAGTTCTAAATGCTAAGTTGGACAAGATGAGCATTGAGTTTGGAGCCGAACTCGAGACTATCACCAAGGACGTTACACGCTTGGAGGAACAAATCATTGCTGTCAACAATCAAGTCTTAAACAACACGAAGTATATTGATGATGACCGAACGAAGATTATCAATATGGGTTACACCATTGACACCATCGAGAGCCGTTTAGAGTGGAAGGTTGAAGCCCTACAAACCTTATTCAACAAATCCGGTGAATGCAATAATTGGAGTGTAGATCAATTATATCAACCTACTGATGTTGAAGAAGAACATGGAGCCTCATATGAGTACCCAACCGATCCTAACAAGTCCAAAGAGTGGACTAGAGAAAAAGATTACCCaaccgatgaagaagaagcttatttCAAGGAGAGAGCTATAGAATATGAAGATTTGCCAAGAGAGAATGATGAGTCTTATGATCTATCATCtactaaagaagatggagaagaagagctcaAAGACTTCTACTGTTGCATGACATATCATATCCCTTATGAAGAAGTTACCGAAAACCACAATTTTCGACAACTCCAACATCAAGAGGAAGCTTTCTACCGAGGTAACCCTAGAAATCGACCATCTCCAGCACCTTATGATGTTTATGAAGATTGGGAACCTGTCCCAA ATGAGACTATGAAGATGCTgcatgagaagcttgacaaaatCGATTCCAATCTTTCAAGAAAAATCGATGACATTGCTGTTAGAGTTAGAAGCATAGAGGATCAAAGATCTAAGGATGCTGAAGCCATGGAGAGAAGACTCCAttgtcttgaagaagaacaagagagacatCTCAAGAGTGCCCAAGATAATGCTATCAATATTAGAGACTTGGGCAATGAAGTTTCGGACTTAGAAAGGGACCATGAGTCCAAGTATGGAGTTTTATTCAACAAGGAATTAGACACAAGGAGGCGTGTGCAGAAGCTTGAGAACCGAGCCTATGAAGCTGAGAGCAAGATGTTTGGTCTCGAGTTTGAACAAAAACGCTTTGGAGAAGCTATGTCCGAAAAGTTTACATTCACCAAAGAGAACCATAAGCTGCTTAAGGAGATTGAATCAGAAATAAATGAGAAGAACCAGGATCTTGATGATAAGATTGAGAATCTATCCTCATGTGTTGCTGAACACAAACCAGAAGAAGGAGCTCAGCTCGTCGAGGAAGAAGTAAGATAA